One window from the genome of Calditrichota bacterium encodes:
- a CDS encoding 50S ribosomal protein L25: MTTTDITLSLQSRSETGKENAKRLRREGKVPGVFYAHGEKTVPVVVGDRELAKVISQVGGLVDIKIDDRRKRKAIIKEVQSDPVTNKFYHVDIMGVRLKEKVTVTVPIQVVGDAIGVKEQGGILHQYSHEIEVSCLPLDIPDHVEIDVTDLNIGDSISVADIQLENAAIVNDPDQPLATVMAPSVSKEPEAEEEAEEEVAEGEEEEKTEEQE; the protein is encoded by the coding sequence GCAATCCAGAAGTGAGACAGGGAAGGAAAACGCGAAACGTTTGAGAAGAGAAGGCAAGGTGCCGGGCGTTTTTTACGCTCATGGCGAAAAGACAGTGCCGGTAGTTGTGGGTGATCGCGAGCTTGCCAAGGTGATTTCGCAGGTCGGAGGTTTAGTTGATATTAAAATTGACGACAGGCGAAAAAGGAAAGCAATCATCAAGGAAGTGCAATCAGACCCCGTCACGAACAAATTTTATCATGTGGATATCATGGGCGTTCGCCTCAAAGAAAAAGTGACTGTAACCGTTCCCATTCAAGTCGTTGGAGATGCTATTGGCGTGAAAGAACAAGGCGGTATTTTGCATCAGTACAGCCATGAAATAGAAGTGTCGTGTTTGCCGCTCGATATTCCCGACCATGTGGAAATTGACGTTACAGATTTGAATATCGGCGATTCGATTTCTGTGGCGGATATTCAGCTTGAAAATGCAGCAATTGTGAACGACCCGGATCAGCCATTGGCGACCGTCATGGCGCCGTCTGTTTCCAAGGAACCAGAAGCAGAGGAAGAAGCAGAGGAAGAAGTTGCTGAGGGCGAGGAAGAGGAGAAAACCGAAGAACAAGAATAA
- a CDS encoding aminoacyl-tRNA hydrolase, translating into MIAGLGNPGVNYRETRHNLGFMVVDHIARQYNLNFRKHEFFEVARFQLEEKEMILMKPLTYMNRSGIAVAYGINANQIVLSNLLVIVDDLALPFGKMRFRAKGSSGGHNGLKSIINYLQSDQFPRLRIGIGPEADPDDVVEYVLSPFRKEERKSLNAILDHAADAVFYMVRNGIFSAMNAFN; encoded by the coding sequence TTGATTGCGGGGCTTGGCAATCCCGGCGTTAATTATCGCGAGACAAGGCACAATCTGGGCTTTATGGTTGTCGATCATATTGCCCGTCAATATAATTTGAATTTTAGAAAACACGAGTTTTTTGAGGTTGCCAGATTTCAACTTGAAGAAAAAGAGATGATTCTGATGAAGCCGCTGACGTACATGAATCGCAGCGGCATTGCTGTTGCTTATGGCATAAATGCGAATCAAATTGTTCTTTCAAATTTATTGGTGATTGTTGACGATTTAGCTTTGCCCTTTGGAAAAATGCGTTTTCGCGCAAAAGGTAGTTCCGGCGGGCATAATGGTCTGAAATCAATAATTAACTATCTTCAGTCGGATCAATTTCCTCGCCTCAGAATCGGAATCGGACCGGAAGCGGATCCAGATGACGTTGTGGAGTATGTACTGTCCCCATTTAGAAAAGAAGAGCGAAAAAGCTTAAATGCGATTCTCGATCATGCTGCAGATGCTGTATTTTATATGGTTAGAAACGGCATTTTCAGCGCGATGAATGCGTTTAATTAG
- a CDS encoding sodium-translocating pyrophosphatase, whose protein sequence is MLNSVAVSLITSLLALGFVAYLSIDVLRKDVGSQKMAEISHLIQQGARAFLRREYIYVSMFVAVIAILIAVAPYLTQVELSWRTSVAFIGGAFVSALAGYIGMSIATKANARTTQGAITGGVKGALSIAISGGAVMGMSVVGLALFGLSIFYIIFHGEPVIINGYAMGASLVALFARSGGGIFTKGADMGADLVGKVEAGIPEDDPRNPAVIADNVGDNVGDVAGLGADLLESYVESIIASMAIASTLGIAAPQLKTLPLSIASAGIVSSIIGVFYVRIRGKKDPQSALMGGTYISAILTAIATYLIVKYQGTSFESFGLMGPFYATIAGIVSGIIVGFTSEYFTSKNYKPVRTLAEESQSGPALTVTGGMSVGMLSTVVPVLVLSGAVLLADHFAGIYGIALAAFGMLATTGVIVAVDSYGPIADNAGGIAEMAELDPSVREITDNLDAVGNTTAAIGKGFAIGSAAFAAMGLLVAYMKSADISVADIKDPKVLIGLLIGGMLPFFFSSLLFKAVSKSAFKMIEEVRRQFKEIPGLMEGKAMPDSARCVDISTKGAIQGMLIPGSIAILAPVLVGLFIGKETLAGMLVGSLVSGLMLGIQMANSGGAMDNAKKYIEEGNFGGKGSETHKAAVIGDTVGDPLKDTVGPSINILIKLMSVISLVLAPLFR, encoded by the coding sequence ATATTGAACAGCGTAGCCGTTTCTCTCATCACGAGCCTGCTGGCTCTTGGTTTTGTCGCTTATTTGAGCATTGATGTGCTTCGAAAAGATGTCGGAAGCCAGAAAATGGCGGAGATATCTCATTTAATCCAGCAAGGGGCGCGAGCCTTTTTGAGACGGGAATATATTTATGTCTCAATGTTCGTGGCGGTTATTGCGATTTTAATCGCAGTCGCCCCGTATCTTACCCAGGTCGAATTGAGTTGGCGAACATCGGTTGCATTTATCGGCGGCGCTTTTGTATCAGCTCTGGCGGGATACATTGGCATGAGTATCGCGACCAAGGCGAATGCGCGCACAACTCAGGGCGCGATAACCGGAGGCGTCAAGGGAGCGCTCAGCATTGCCATTAGCGGCGGCGCCGTAATGGGAATGAGCGTTGTCGGCCTTGCATTGTTCGGTTTGAGCATTTTTTACATCATTTTTCATGGCGAACCGGTTATTATTAATGGCTATGCCATGGGCGCGAGTTTAGTAGCGTTGTTTGCCAGAAGCGGCGGCGGAATTTTCACCAAAGGCGCCGACATGGGCGCAGATTTGGTCGGCAAAGTGGAAGCCGGAATTCCGGAAGACGACCCCAGAAATCCGGCGGTCATCGCGGATAACGTTGGCGACAACGTGGGAGATGTGGCAGGTTTGGGCGCTGATTTGTTGGAATCTTACGTGGAGTCGATTATTGCTTCGATGGCGATAGCGTCCACTTTAGGAATAGCCGCGCCACAGTTGAAAACGTTGCCTCTTTCCATCGCCAGCGCCGGAATTGTTTCCTCTATCATCGGCGTGTTTTATGTGCGCATTCGAGGAAAAAAAGATCCCCAATCCGCTTTGATGGGAGGCACGTACATCAGCGCTATTCTGACGGCGATTGCGACTTATCTGATTGTGAAATATCAAGGTACAAGTTTCGAATCGTTCGGCCTCATGGGACCTTTTTATGCGACGATCGCGGGTATCGTTTCCGGCATCATTGTTGGCTTTACCAGCGAATATTTTACTTCAAAAAACTATAAGCCGGTGCGAACTTTAGCAGAAGAATCACAAAGCGGACCAGCGTTGACTGTAACTGGCGGAATGTCGGTAGGAATGCTTTCTACTGTTGTGCCTGTGCTTGTGTTGAGCGGCGCTGTTTTATTGGCAGATCATTTCGCCGGAATTTATGGCATTGCGTTGGCGGCGTTTGGCATGTTGGCGACTACCGGCGTGATCGTAGCCGTCGATTCCTACGGGCCGATAGCAGATAACGCCGGCGGAATCGCTGAAATGGCTGAATTGGATCCGTCAGTTCGTGAAATAACCGATAATTTGGATGCCGTGGGAAACACAACCGCCGCTATCGGAAAAGGATTTGCCATCGGATCGGCGGCTTTTGCGGCGATGGGATTGTTAGTCGCTTACATGAAATCCGCCGACATAAGCGTCGCTGATATCAAAGATCCAAAAGTGCTCATCGGTTTGTTGATTGGCGGCATGTTACCCTTTTTCTTTTCCTCATTGTTGTTTAAGGCAGTGAGTAAATCCGCTTTCAAAATGATAGAGGAAGTGAGACGGCAGTTCAAAGAAATCCCCGGTTTAATGGAAGGAAAAGCCATGCCGGACTCCGCGCGTTGTGTAGACATCAGTACAAAAGGCGCAATCCAGGGCATGCTCATTCCGGGCTCCATTGCAATTTTGGCGCCAGTTTTAGTCGGATTGTTCATTGGAAAAGAGACATTGGCGGGAATGCTGGTCGGCTCCCTGGTGAGTGGTTTGATGTTAGGCATTCAAATGGCAAATTCCGGCGGGGCGATGGACAATGCGAAAAAATATATTGAAGAAGGCAATTTCGGCGGAAAAGGTTCTGAAACGCACAAGGCGGCGGTTATTGGAGATACTGTGGGCGATCCGTTGAAAGATACAGTGGGCCCGTCGATAAATATTTTAATTAAATTAATGAGCGTCATTTCTTTGGTGTTGGCGCCATTATTCAGGTAA
- the rpsF gene encoding 30S ribosomal protein S6, translated as MKAYESVIVIDSLLKSEEIEAIIEKVERIINNNGGQIVEIDRWGKKRLAYEIKKRQYGYYVEFIFQGPGNAIQVLEREYGLDENILRYLTVHLNKRAQEHKERQKMTQNDYAKAQPVGTKADNKDSATDSEKEPEIKPEPELEAASEETAPAAEPVEESAKSED; from the coding sequence TTGAAAGCGTACGAATCAGTAATCGTGATCGACTCGCTGTTGAAAAGTGAGGAGATCGAAGCCATTATCGAGAAAGTCGAGCGAATTATTAATAATAATGGCGGACAAATTGTTGAAATTGATCGCTGGGGAAAAAAGCGGTTAGCTTATGAAATCAAAAAACGGCAGTACGGCTATTACGTTGAATTTATTTTCCAGGGACCGGGAAATGCAATCCAGGTATTGGAAAGGGAGTACGGTCTCGATGAAAATATTTTGCGCTATTTGACCGTGCATTTGAACAAGAGAGCTCAGGAGCACAAAGAGCGGCAAAAAATGACGCAAAACGATTATGCAAAAGCACAGCCAGTTGGAACAAAAGCCGACAATAAAGACTCGGCAACAGATTCGGAAAAGGAACCAGAAATAAAGCCAGAGCCAGAGTTAGAAGCGGCAAGCGAAGAAACCGCGCCTGCGGCCGAGCCGGTAGAGGAGTCAGCCAAAAGCGAGGATTAA